A stretch of Aeromicrobium tamlense DNA encodes these proteins:
- a CDS encoding CPBP family intramembrane glutamic endopeptidase, giving the protein MTTAPRRLRAEVWIVLGLSLGQSAVYAVVSLLRKLYEGSLRDATASLNQSRDAIPWIDLTYQLLAIGFALVPVALALYLLSLEQAPPVLRRLGLDRGQPWRDLGFGAALAAVIGIPGLAVYFGGRALGITADIVTSPEQLYWWSVPILILSAVQNALLEEVIVVGYLMTRLKQFGWGLPAIIATSALLRGSYHLYQGFGQFLGNAAMGVVFAWWFHRTGRVMPLVIAHTILDVVAFVGYALFADAIGLR; this is encoded by the coding sequence GTGACCACCGCACCCCGGCGCCTGCGCGCCGAGGTCTGGATCGTCCTCGGCCTCTCCCTCGGCCAGTCCGCCGTCTACGCGGTCGTCAGCCTGCTGCGCAAGCTCTACGAGGGCTCGTTGCGCGACGCCACCGCGAGCCTGAACCAGTCGCGCGACGCGATCCCCTGGATCGACCTCACGTACCAGCTGCTGGCGATCGGCTTCGCGCTCGTGCCCGTCGCGCTCGCGCTCTACCTGCTGAGCCTCGAGCAGGCTCCGCCGGTGCTCCGGCGGCTCGGGCTCGACCGCGGTCAGCCGTGGCGCGACCTCGGCTTCGGCGCGGCCCTCGCGGCCGTCATCGGCATCCCCGGGCTCGCGGTCTACTTCGGCGGCCGTGCTCTGGGCATCACCGCCGACATCGTGACGAGCCCCGAGCAGCTGTACTGGTGGTCGGTGCCCATCCTCATCCTGTCGGCCGTGCAGAACGCACTGCTGGAGGAGGTCATCGTCGTCGGTTACCTGATGACCCGGCTCAAGCAGTTCGGCTGGGGACTGCCGGCGATCATCGCCACCTCGGCCCTGCTGCGCGGCAGCTACCACCTGTACCAGGGCTTCGGCCAGTTCCTCGGCAACGCGGCGATGGGCGTCGTGTTCGCGTGGTGGTTCCACCGCACCGGACGGGTCATGCCGCTGGTGATCGCACACACCATCCTCGACGTCGTCGCGTTCGTCGGGTATGCCCTCTTCGCCGACGCCATCGGCCTGCGGTGA
- the hrpA gene encoding ATP-dependent RNA helicase HrpA: protein MRLEFDPALPIAARHDEIRDALRDHQVVVVAGETGSGKTTQLPKILAELGRKRIAHTQPRRIAARSVAARIAQEVDVELGAEVGYAVRFDDRSGPDTVIRLVTDGLLLTELQHDRRLQRYDTIVIDEAHERSLSIDFLLGYLRELLPRRPDLKVVVTSATIDVERFAQLFSTPERPVPVIEVSGRTYPVEVRYRPLERDDDVIDGIVSAVRELPREGDVLVFLPGERDIRDTAEVLEGTSLGDVVPLYGRLSAHEQQRVFQTGPRRRIVLATNVAETSITVPGIRYVVDPGLARISRFSARLKVQRLPIERISQASAAQRAGRCGRVADGICIRLYDEEDFESRPEFTDPEIQRTNLASVILQMAALDLGDIREFGFLDAPDHRAVADGLTLLRELDALAPRLDGGDRLTRIGRTMSRLPLDPRHARMVLAADRLGVLPEVLVIVAGLSIQDVRERPLDKQQAADTMHARFRQPDSDFLSLLKLWGYLQEQRDELSHTKFRRMCHDEFLHYLRVREWADVNSQLRRTVRELGLKPGKVRSEPDADAIHRALLHGLLSHVGLRDAETREYLGARGARFMVFPGSGLAKKPPRWLMAGELVETSRLFARDNARIDPAWIEKAGGHLLKHQYSEPRWSAKRGAAVATQRSTLYGLPVVVDRTVMLAQHDAPLARELFIRHALVGGEWRTHHRFWQRNQDRLATIEELEERVRTRGIRVEDETLVDFYDARVPADVVSVRHFDAWWKKQPDKRILDFTDDLFRTDVDAEAFPTSWTSQSADFDAVLDVSYRFDPQAADDGITITVPVDDLLTIDGDEFAWGVPGRRLELVTELIRGLPKSERRRFAPAAQSAERVLPSLDTSRDLRGELGRALEVDPSLIDPAALPAHLRPTFRVVDGEKELASGKDLEALRRELEPRLRRDLQQRARREERTGIKDWDFGELPVSITAGQVTGYPAIVDEGDSVALRVLRTEAEQRVATVRGTARLIALSTGSPLSTVGRALSLQDKLLLSTSPQGDAAAVIEESWLTALDHLVVQHGGPVRDEAAYRALRDLVRADAVPLTERIVRQVITAFQALGDLNPGTGEAAEDVRVQVSWLVHPGFIRDMGADQVGRLAVYLRAAAKRLTSTKDAGEIWDLEARFHERTKDLRPWQRLTPPVRRVRWMLEELRVSTFAQELRAVGPISPQRVAKALAEI from the coding sequence ATGAGACTCGAGTTCGACCCCGCCCTGCCGATCGCCGCCCGGCACGACGAGATCCGTGACGCCCTCCGCGACCACCAGGTGGTCGTGGTGGCCGGCGAGACCGGATCGGGCAAGACGACGCAACTGCCGAAGATCCTCGCCGAGCTCGGACGGAAGCGGATCGCGCACACCCAGCCGCGCCGGATCGCCGCGCGCTCCGTGGCCGCCCGCATCGCACAGGAGGTCGACGTCGAGCTGGGCGCCGAGGTCGGCTACGCCGTGCGCTTCGACGACCGCTCCGGCCCCGACACGGTCATCCGGCTGGTCACCGACGGCCTGCTGCTCACCGAGCTGCAGCACGACCGCCGCCTGCAGCGCTACGACACGATCGTCATCGACGAGGCTCACGAGCGGTCACTCTCGATCGACTTCCTGCTGGGCTACCTGCGCGAGCTGCTCCCCCGCCGCCCCGACCTCAAGGTCGTCGTCACGTCGGCCACGATCGACGTCGAGCGGTTCGCCCAGCTGTTCAGCACCCCCGAGCGACCCGTGCCGGTCATCGAGGTCAGCGGCCGCACGTACCCGGTCGAGGTCCGCTACCGCCCGCTCGAGCGCGACGACGACGTCATCGACGGGATCGTCAGCGCCGTCCGCGAGCTGCCGCGCGAGGGCGACGTCCTCGTGTTCCTGCCCGGTGAGCGCGACATCCGCGACACCGCCGAGGTCCTCGAAGGCACGTCGCTCGGCGACGTCGTGCCCCTCTACGGCCGCCTCTCCGCCCATGAGCAGCAGCGCGTGTTCCAGACGGGTCCGCGACGACGGATCGTGCTGGCCACCAACGTCGCCGAGACCTCGATCACCGTCCCCGGCATCCGGTACGTCGTCGACCCGGGCCTCGCGCGCATCTCCCGCTTCAGCGCCCGCCTGAAGGTGCAGCGGCTGCCCATCGAGCGGATCTCGCAGGCCAGCGCCGCCCAGCGCGCCGGCCGCTGCGGCCGCGTCGCCGACGGCATCTGCATCCGCCTCTACGACGAGGAGGACTTCGAGTCCCGGCCGGAGTTCACCGACCCCGAGATCCAGCGGACCAACCTCGCCAGCGTCATCCTGCAGATGGCCGCGCTCGACCTCGGCGACATCCGGGAGTTCGGCTTCCTCGACGCGCCCGACCACCGTGCCGTCGCCGACGGCCTCACGCTGCTGCGCGAGCTCGACGCGCTCGCTCCGCGGCTCGACGGCGGCGATCGACTGACGAGGATCGGTCGCACGATGTCCCGGCTGCCGCTCGACCCCCGTCACGCGCGCATGGTGCTGGCCGCCGACCGGCTGGGCGTCCTGCCCGAGGTGCTCGTCATCGTGGCGGGACTCTCGATCCAGGACGTGCGCGAGCGCCCGCTCGACAAGCAGCAGGCCGCCGACACGATGCACGCGCGCTTCCGACAGCCCGACTCGGACTTCCTGAGCCTGCTGAAGCTCTGGGGCTACCTGCAGGAGCAGCGTGACGAGCTCTCGCACACGAAGTTCCGCCGGATGTGCCACGACGAGTTCCTGCACTACCTGCGCGTGCGCGAGTGGGCCGACGTGAACTCCCAGCTGCGCCGCACGGTGCGCGAGCTCGGCCTCAAGCCGGGCAAGGTCCGCAGCGAGCCCGACGCCGACGCGATCCACCGCGCCCTCCTGCACGGCCTGCTGTCGCACGTGGGCCTGCGCGACGCCGAGACCCGCGAGTACCTCGGCGCCCGTGGTGCGCGCTTCATGGTCTTCCCCGGCTCGGGCCTGGCGAAGAAGCCGCCACGCTGGCTGATGGCCGGCGAGCTGGTCGAGACCTCGCGCCTCTTCGCGCGCGACAACGCCCGCATCGACCCGGCGTGGATCGAGAAGGCCGGCGGCCACCTGCTGAAGCACCAGTACTCCGAGCCGCGCTGGTCGGCGAAGCGCGGCGCGGCCGTGGCCACCCAGCGGTCCACGCTCTACGGCCTGCCCGTCGTGGTCGACCGCACGGTGATGCTCGCCCAGCACGACGCCCCGCTGGCCCGCGAGCTGTTCATCCGGCACGCGCTCGTGGGCGGCGAGTGGCGCACCCATCACCGCTTCTGGCAGCGCAACCAGGACCGGCTCGCGACGATCGAGGAGCTCGAGGAGCGCGTCCGCACCCGCGGCATCCGGGTCGAGGACGAGACCCTCGTGGACTTCTACGACGCTCGCGTCCCCGCCGACGTCGTCTCGGTGCGCCACTTCGACGCGTGGTGGAAGAAGCAGCCCGACAAGCGCATCCTCGACTTCACCGACGACCTGTTCCGCACCGACGTGGACGCGGAGGCGTTCCCGACGTCCTGGACCTCGCAGAGCGCCGACTTCGACGCCGTGCTCGACGTGTCCTACCGCTTCGACCCGCAGGCCGCCGACGACGGCATCACGATCACGGTGCCGGTCGACGACCTGCTGACGATCGACGGCGACGAGTTCGCGTGGGGCGTGCCCGGCCGGCGTCTCGAGCTGGTCACCGAGCTGATCCGTGGACTTCCCAAGTCCGAGCGACGGCGGTTCGCGCCGGCCGCGCAGTCCGCCGAGCGCGTGCTGCCGTCGCTGGACACGTCGCGCGACCTGCGCGGTGAGCTGGGGCGCGCCCTCGAGGTGGACCCCTCGCTCATCGACCCCGCGGCGCTGCCGGCGCACCTGCGCCCCACGTTCCGCGTGGTCGACGGCGAGAAGGAGCTGGCCTCGGGCAAGGACCTGGAGGCGCTGCGGCGGGAGCTGGAGCCGCGCCTGCGCCGCGACCTCCAGCAGCGCGCCCGGCGCGAGGAGCGCACGGGCATCAAGGACTGGGACTTCGGCGAGCTGCCCGTCAGCATCACCGCCGGTCAGGTCACCGGCTACCCCGCGATCGTCGACGAGGGAGACAGCGTGGCGCTGCGGGTGCTGCGCACCGAGGCGGAGCAGCGCGTCGCCACCGTGCGCGGCACGGCGCGGCTCATCGCGCTGTCCACCGGCTCACCGCTCAGCACGGTCGGGCGGGCGCTGTCGCTGCAGGACAAGCTGCTGCTGTCCACGTCGCCGCAGGGCGACGCGGCGGCCGTCATCGAGGAGTCGTGGCTGACGGCGCTGGACCACCTCGTGGTGCAGCACGGCGGTCCGGTGCGCGACGAGGCCGCCTACCGCGCCCTGCGCGATCTCGTGCGCGCCGATGCGGTGCCGCTGACGGAGCGGATCGTGCGCCAGGTGATCACGGCGTTCCAGGCGCTCGGCGACCTGAACCCCGGTACCGGCGAGGCCGCCGAGGACGTGCGCGTGCAGGTCTCGTGGCTCGTCCACCCCGGGTTCATCCGCGACATGGGCGCCGACCAGGTGGGCCGGCTCGCGGTCTACCTGCGGGCCGCGGCCAAGCGCCTGACGTCCACGAAGGACGCCGGCGAGATCTGGGACCTCGAGGCACGGTTCCACGAGCGCACGAAGGACCTGCGCCCGTGGCAGCGCCTCACGCCGCCGGTGCGACGCGTGCGCTGGATGCTCGAGGAGCTGCGGGTGAGCACCTTCGCGCAGGAGCTGCGGGCCGTCGGGCCGATCTCGCCCCAACGGGTGGCGAAGGCGCTCGCCGAGATCTAG
- a CDS encoding FKBP-type peptidyl-prolyl cis-trans isomerase produces MSEKPEVDFTPGPAPTDLVIEDITIGDGDEAVNGGVVDVHYVGVDFETGEQFDSSWDRGQSARFPLPQLIGAWQQGIPGMKVGGRRKLIAPPELAYGPAGGGHRLSGRTLVFVIDLLGVG; encoded by the coding sequence ATGAGTGAAAAGCCCGAAGTCGATTTCACCCCCGGCCCCGCCCCGACCGACCTCGTGATCGAGGACATCACCATCGGTGACGGCGACGAGGCGGTCAACGGCGGCGTCGTCGACGTCCACTACGTGGGCGTGGACTTCGAGACCGGCGAGCAGTTCGACTCCTCCTGGGACCGTGGCCAGTCGGCCCGCTTCCCGCTGCCCCAGCTGATCGGCGCCTGGCAGCAGGGCATCCCCGGCATGAAGGTCGGCGGCCGTCGCAAGCTCATCGCCCCGCCGGAGCTGGCCTACGGCCCCGCCGGCGGCGGACACCGCCTCTCGGGTCGCACGCTGGTCTTCGTGATCGACCTGCTCGGCGTCGGCTGA
- a CDS encoding zinc-dependent alcohol dehydrogenase family protein, with protein sequence MRATVLHSPGDIRLDTLPDPDLEADTDAIVRVVAACVCGSDLWPYRGLNKPQTEPHQIGHEHVGVVERVGSDVSALSVGDFVIAPFMYSDNTCVHCRNGVQTSCVNGGGYTGCQAELVRVPQADGTLVTVPGEVGDDLLPHVLALTDVFPTGHHAAVSAGVTAGSTVVVVGDGAVGLSAVLAAKRLGASTVVAMSRHADRQALATEFGADHIVEKRDKEGAAEVREILDGIGADAVLECVGTKESMKQAFLSLRPGGTVGYVGVPHGVELNVPAMFGRNQGLAGGVAPVRAYLDELLPEVLSGDLRPGAVFDHTFALDEVADAYTAMDERTAIKALLRP encoded by the coding sequence ATGCGCGCGACAGTCCTTCACTCCCCCGGCGACATCCGACTCGACACTCTCCCCGATCCCGACCTCGAGGCCGACACCGACGCGATCGTGCGCGTCGTGGCCGCGTGCGTGTGCGGCAGCGACCTGTGGCCCTACCGTGGGCTCAACAAGCCGCAGACCGAACCGCACCAGATCGGCCACGAGCACGTGGGCGTCGTGGAGCGGGTCGGCAGCGACGTCTCCGCGCTCTCGGTGGGCGACTTCGTCATCGCGCCCTTCATGTACAGCGACAACACGTGCGTCCACTGCCGCAACGGCGTGCAGACCTCGTGCGTCAACGGCGGCGGCTACACCGGCTGCCAGGCCGAGCTGGTCCGCGTCCCGCAGGCCGACGGCACCCTCGTCACCGTCCCGGGCGAGGTCGGCGACGACCTCCTGCCCCACGTCCTGGCGCTGACCGACGTGTTCCCCACGGGCCACCATGCGGCCGTCAGCGCCGGCGTCACCGCCGGCTCCACCGTCGTGGTCGTCGGTGACGGCGCGGTCGGCCTCTCGGCGGTGCTGGCCGCGAAGCGCCTCGGTGCCTCCACCGTGGTGGCGATGTCGCGCCACGCCGACCGGCAGGCGCTCGCCACCGAGTTCGGCGCCGACCACATCGTGGAGAAGCGCGACAAGGAAGGCGCCGCCGAGGTGCGCGAGATCCTCGACGGCATCGGCGCCGACGCCGTGCTGGAGTGCGTGGGCACGAAGGAGTCGATGAAGCAGGCGTTCCTGTCGCTGCGTCCCGGCGGCACGGTCGGCTACGTGGGCGTTCCCCACGGCGTCGAGCTCAACGTCCCGGCGATGTTCGGCCGCAACCAGGGCCTCGCCGGCGGCGTCGCGCCGGTGCGCGCGTACCTCGACGAACTGCTGCCCGAGGTGCTCTCGGGCGACCTGCGGCCCGGCGCGGTCTTCGACCACACGTTCGCCCTCGACGAGGTCGCCGACGCCTACACGGCGATGGACGAGCGGACCGCGATCAAGGCGCTGCTGCGTCCCTGA
- a CDS encoding acyl-CoA dehydrogenase family protein, with protein sequence MIYLETPKKFRGFVQQAHDVANEFLRANSRKYDLAEHSYPKELDLLASLIDGLNESGNSTGAGAAGVRVKDDTKKKDQGVRNATNMASVLSVIEMCWGDVGLLLSMPRQGLGNSAIASVATDEQAERFKGTWASMAITEPSFGSDSAAIKTTAIKDGDHYILNGEKIFVTSGERSDSVVVWATLDKSLGRAAVKSFVVPKSLPGIRVERLEHKLGIRASDTAVIVLENCRVPAENLLGSPEIDTKQGFAGAMATFDNTRPLVAGMAVGCARASLEVMRDLIEQSGLVVDYDRAPALQPHVVAEFLQMEADWEAALLLTLEAAWMADNRQANSLQASMAKAKAGRAGNQITLKCVELAGSLGYSETEFLEKWARDSKILDIFEGTQQIQQLIVARRLLGLSSSQLR encoded by the coding sequence ATGATCTACCTCGAGACCCCCAAGAAGTTCCGCGGCTTCGTCCAGCAGGCGCACGACGTCGCGAACGAGTTCCTGCGCGCCAACTCGCGCAAGTACGACCTGGCCGAGCACAGCTACCCCAAGGAGCTCGACCTCCTGGCCTCGCTGATCGACGGCCTCAACGAGTCGGGCAACAGCACGGGCGCCGGTGCCGCCGGCGTGCGCGTCAAGGACGACACGAAGAAGAAGGACCAGGGCGTCCGCAACGCCACGAACATGGCATCGGTGCTCTCGGTCATCGAGATGTGCTGGGGCGACGTCGGCCTGCTGCTGTCGATGCCCCGCCAGGGGCTGGGCAACTCGGCGATCGCCTCGGTCGCCACCGACGAGCAGGCCGAGCGCTTCAAGGGCACGTGGGCCTCGATGGCCATCACCGAGCCCAGCTTCGGCTCGGACTCGGCGGCCATCAAGACCACGGCCATCAAGGACGGCGACCACTACATCCTCAACGGCGAGAAGATCTTCGTCACGTCGGGCGAGCGGTCGGACTCGGTGGTCGTGTGGGCCACCCTCGACAAGTCGCTCGGCCGCGCCGCGGTCAAGTCGTTCGTGGTGCCGAAGTCGCTGCCCGGCATCCGGGTCGAGCGCCTCGAGCACAAGCTCGGCATCCGCGCCTCGGACACTGCCGTGATCGTGCTCGAGAACTGCCGCGTGCCCGCCGAGAACCTGCTCGGCAGTCCCGAGATCGACACGAAGCAGGGCTTTGCGGGCGCGATGGCCACGTTCGACAACACCCGGCCGCTCGTCGCCGGCATGGCCGTGGGCTGCGCCCGCGCCTCGCTGGAGGTCATGCGCGACCTCATCGAGCAGTCGGGTCTCGTGGTGGATTACGACCGCGCGCCGGCCCTCCAGCCGCACGTCGTGGCCGAGTTCCTCCAGATGGAGGCCGACTGGGAGGCCGCGCTGCTGCTGACCCTCGAGGCCGCCTGGATGGCCGACAACCGGCAGGCCAACTCGCTGCAGGCCTCGATGGCCAAGGCGAAGGCCGGCCGCGCGGGCAACCAGATCACGCTCAAGTGCGTCGAGCTCGCGGGCTCGCTGGGCTACAGCGAGACCGAGTTCCTCGAGAAGTGGGCGCGCGACTCCAAGATCCTCGACATCTTCGAGGGCACGCAGCAGATCCAGCAGCTCATCGTCGCGCGACGACTGCTGGGCCTGAGCAGCTCGCAGCTGCGGTGA
- a CDS encoding acyl-CoA dehydrogenase family protein, translating to MAYGLRALNKLAASETLDRIGLRKFAERAVHGSTKAGFQAIGAAQRTFTKVSGSSQGSRVESAQPSGVFDLTPTEDQQMMVDVIGEFAAEVLRPGAEQAESADDTPKEVLAQTSEFGLSLVNISEALGGLAEQRSAVTGVLVAEALAHGDMGQAVACLAPSAVATAISLWGTEGQQQTYLPSFTDGDVPAAALVVTEPVPMFDPFTLATVAKRAESGYVLNGVKSGAVRGAEAELLVVAADVEGRGPSMVIVETGTDGVAVAADPGMGLRAAGLSRIQLTDVHVAEDAILGSADDYREMVRLSRIAWAGLALGTGRAVLEYVSEYVKTREAFGEPIAHRQAVAFTVADMAIELEGMRLVTLKAASRAERGADFARETALARRLAAEYGMKIGTDGVQMLGGHGFVKEHPVERWYRDLRAVGVMEGAVLV from the coding sequence ATGGCCTACGGACTTCGCGCACTGAACAAGCTGGCGGCCTCCGAGACGCTGGATCGCATCGGTCTGCGCAAGTTCGCCGAGCGGGCGGTCCACGGATCGACGAAGGCAGGATTCCAGGCGATCGGCGCGGCACAGCGCACGTTCACCAAGGTCTCCGGCAGCTCGCAGGGCAGTCGTGTCGAGTCGGCGCAGCCGTCCGGCGTGTTCGACCTGACGCCCACCGAGGACCAGCAGATGATGGTCGACGTCATCGGCGAGTTCGCCGCCGAGGTGCTGCGCCCCGGTGCCGAGCAGGCCGAGTCCGCCGACGACACGCCCAAGGAGGTGCTGGCGCAGACCTCCGAGTTCGGGCTCAGCCTCGTCAACATCTCCGAGGCTCTCGGCGGACTGGCCGAGCAGCGCTCCGCCGTCACCGGCGTCCTCGTCGCGGAGGCGCTCGCGCACGGCGACATGGGCCAGGCCGTCGCGTGCCTGGCGCCGTCGGCCGTCGCCACCGCGATCTCGCTGTGGGGCACCGAGGGACAGCAGCAGACCTACCTGCCGTCGTTCACCGACGGCGACGTCCCGGCCGCCGCACTCGTCGTGACCGAGCCGGTCCCGATGTTCGATCCGTTCACGCTCGCCACGGTCGCGAAGCGCGCCGAGTCCGGCTACGTCCTCAACGGCGTGAAGTCCGGAGCGGTCCGCGGCGCCGAGGCCGAGCTGCTGGTCGTCGCGGCCGACGTCGAGGGCCGTGGCCCGTCGATGGTCATCGTCGAGACCGGCACCGACGGCGTCGCCGTCGCGGCCGACCCGGGCATGGGCCTGCGGGCCGCCGGCCTCTCGCGGATCCAGCTCACGGACGTCCACGTGGCCGAGGACGCGATCCTCGGCTCGGCCGACGACTACCGCGAGATGGTCCGCCTCTCGCGGATCGCCTGGGCCGGCCTCGCGCTCGGCACCGGCCGCGCGGTGCTGGAGTACGTCAGCGAGTACGTGAAGACCCGTGAGGCGTTCGGCGAGCCGATCGCCCACCGCCAGGCCGTGGCCTTCACGGTCGCCGACATGGCGATCGAGCTCGAGGGAATGCGCTTGGTCACCCTCAAGGCCGCGTCGCGCGCCGAGCGCGGCGCCGACTTCGCCCGTGAGACCGCGCTGGCCCGCCGGCTGGCGGCCGAATACGGCATGAAGATCGGCACCGACGGCGTGCAGATGCTCGGTGGCCACGGGTTCGTCAAGGAGCACCCGGTCGAACGGTGGTACCGCGACCTGCGTGCCGTCGGCGTGATGGAAGGAGCAGTCCTCGTCTGA
- the def gene encoding peptide deformylase → MPETPSADQSRPLPTGGSVRPITRWGTPVMHHELRDVTAFDDELATLVADMVATMYAAEGVGLAANQVGEDLKVFVFDCPDADHQRITGVVCNPVLRLPDGTDRKLDVADEGCLSLPGAFTECGRPDHAWVTGVDHTGEPVAFEGTGLLARCLQHETDHLFGTVFGDRVPEKARKKLYKQHKSLAEDYPDDWPVGEGPSDD, encoded by the coding sequence GTGCCCGAAACGCCCTCCGCCGACCAGTCCCGCCCGCTGCCCACCGGTGGCTCCGTCCGCCCCATCACCCGCTGGGGAACGCCGGTCATGCACCACGAGCTGCGCGACGTCACCGCGTTCGACGACGAGCTCGCCACCCTCGTGGCCGACATGGTGGCCACCATGTACGCCGCCGAGGGCGTCGGCCTCGCCGCGAACCAGGTCGGCGAGGACCTGAAGGTCTTCGTCTTCGACTGCCCCGACGCCGACCACCAGCGCATCACGGGCGTCGTGTGCAACCCCGTGCTCCGCCTCCCCGACGGTACCGACCGCAAGCTCGACGTCGCCGACGAGGGCTGCCTCTCGCTGCCCGGCGCGTTCACCGAGTGCGGCCGCCCCGACCACGCCTGGGTCACGGGCGTCGACCACACCGGCGAGCCCGTCGCGTTCGAGGGCACCGGCCTCCTGGCCCGCTGCCTCCAGCACGAGACTGACCATCTCTTCGGCACGGTCTTCGGCGACCGGGTGCCCGAGAAGGCGCGCAAGAAGCTCTACAAGCAGCACAAGTCGCTCGCCGAGGACTACCCCGACGACTGGCCCGTGGGCGAGGGCCCTAGCGACGACTGA
- a CDS encoding TrmH family RNA methyltransferase has translation MADLIALDDARDERLRDYTDLRDVQLRTTVEQERGIYIAEGEKVIHRAVAAGHTPKSLLLAPRWLDNLSDVLEATDAPAYVLTEKAIEQVTGFHVHRGALAAMQRPQEREPREVLAAARRVLVAEDLVDHTNIGAIMRNAAALGFDAVLLSPRCADPLYRRSIKVAMGAVFSLPWARLDDWYGAPALLRELGFTTYAMTLADDAVSLEDVEPAERAAVIVGSEGPGLTEHWQREADHRVIIPMAAGIDSLNVAASTAIACWHFSRR, from the coding sequence GTGGCCGACCTGATCGCACTCGATGACGCCCGCGACGAGCGGCTCCGCGACTACACCGACCTGCGCGACGTGCAGCTGCGAACGACCGTCGAGCAGGAGCGGGGGATCTACATCGCCGAGGGCGAGAAGGTGATCCACCGTGCGGTCGCCGCCGGGCACACGCCGAAGTCCCTGCTGCTCGCCCCGCGCTGGCTGGACAACCTGTCCGACGTCCTCGAGGCGACCGACGCGCCCGCCTACGTGCTGACCGAGAAGGCGATCGAGCAGGTCACCGGCTTCCACGTGCACCGCGGGGCGCTCGCGGCGATGCAGCGGCCGCAGGAGCGTGAGCCCCGCGAGGTGCTGGCCGCGGCCCGCCGCGTGCTCGTGGCCGAGGACCTCGTCGACCACACGAACATCGGCGCGATCATGCGCAACGCGGCGGCGCTGGGATTCGACGCCGTGCTGCTCTCACCGCGCTGCGCCGACCCGCTGTACCGGCGCTCGATCAAGGTGGCGATGGGTGCGGTGTTCTCGCTGCCGTGGGCCCGTCTCGACGACTGGTACGGCGCGCCCGCGCTGCTGCGGGAGCTGGGCTTCACGACCTACGCGATGACGCTGGCCGACGACGCGGTCAGCCTCGAGGACGTCGAGCCGGCGGAGCGCGCGGCGGTGATCGTCGGCTCCGAGGGGCCGGGACTGACCGAGCACTGGCAGCGCGAGGCTGACCACCGGGTGATCATCCCGATGGCGGCCGGCATCGACTCGCTCAACGTGGCGGCGTCGACGGCGATCGCCTGCTGGCACTTCAGTCGTCGCTAG
- a CDS encoding YbhB/YbcL family Raf kinase inhibitor-like protein — protein MSLDRPVTPDPYPLLPAAESFTVTSDDVTDGASLKEDQVNAHGDTSPQLAWSGAPEGTKSFVVTCFDPDAPIVSGFWHWVAVDIPADVTELATGAGASDETLPGGAFHVRNDGGGLNFMGAAPPEGDQPHRYYFVVHAVGEETLGVDPSASPAVVGFNLAFKTLGRAIIHGTWQW, from the coding sequence ATGAGCCTCGACCGACCCGTGACTCCCGATCCGTACCCGCTGCTGCCCGCCGCCGAGTCCTTCACCGTCACCAGCGACGACGTGACCGACGGCGCCTCCCTCAAGGAGGACCAGGTCAACGCGCACGGCGACACCTCGCCGCAGTTGGCGTGGAGCGGAGCCCCCGAAGGCACGAAGTCCTTCGTCGTCACGTGCTTCGATCCCGACGCGCCGATCGTGTCGGGCTTCTGGCACTGGGTGGCCGTCGACATCCCGGCCGACGTCACCGAACTGGCCACCGGCGCCGGCGCGAGCGACGAGACGCTGCCCGGCGGCGCCTTCCACGTGCGCAACGACGGCGGCGGCCTCAACTTCATGGGCGCGGCCCCGCCGGAGGGCGACCAGCCCCACCGCTACTACTTCGTGGTGCACGCCGTCGGCGAGGAGACGCTGGGCGTGGACCCGTCGGCCTCCCCCGCCGTCGTCGGCTTCAACCTGGCGTTCAAGACGCTGGGTCGCGCCATCATCCACGGCACCTGGCAGTGGTGA